In Vigna unguiculata cultivar IT97K-499-35 chromosome 3, ASM411807v1, whole genome shotgun sequence, a single genomic region encodes these proteins:
- the LOC114176998 gene encoding high mobility group B protein 14, translating into MAKKAKGSHSTSSASASSASGKLVLRIKSNEGIKRSVRQTNSRKKPKAKLKKNRRKFDAMKPKKPPTAFFYFLEDFRKEFQEKNPDVKSMRDIGKACGEKWKTMTYEEKVQYYDVATDKRAEFDRAMAEYNKKRESGEFDETDEESGSDE; encoded by the exons ATGGCGAAAAAGGCAAAAGGGTCTCACTCAACTTCTTCGGCCTCTGCCTCTTCCGCTTCTGG TAAACTAGTTTTGAGGATTAAATCAAATGAGGGAATCAAGAGATCAGTGCGGCAGACTAATTCAAGAAAGAAACCCAAAGCAAAACTAAAGAAGAACAGGCGGAAGTTTGATGCTATGAAACCGAAGAAACCTCCTACAGCTTTCTTCTACTTCTT GGAGGATTTTCGTAAAGAATTTCAAGAGAAGAATCCAGATGTAAAGTCAATGCGTGAT ATTGGCAAGGCATGTGGAGAGAAGTGGAAAACAATGACTTATGAG GAGAAGGTTCAATACTACGATGTAGCAACAGACAAACGTGCAGAGTTTGATAGAGCAATGGCAGAATATAACAAGAAAAGA GAAAGTGGAGAGTTTGATGAAACTGACGAAGAATCAGGGTCTGATGAGtaa
- the LOC114175076 gene encoding uncharacterized protein LOC114175076: protein MSEYKWEVGTYFAEKAEFVEAIRMYALENGRCLKIFKCDKRRIRVKCVGANGKYVWYAYCGYMKSVNTWQLRKIIDQHTCSREFNIRLINSKWLSKRLEKTVRSNPNTKTVDIREKVSRKYNIGISMCMAYRAKAMAIKNVDGSFVEQYKRLYDYAHELLRTNHISTIKLKVHENEGQPIFQRFYACFKACKDSFMSCRPIIGLDGCFLKGNYGGDLLTVVGRDGNDQMLRIAYAVVEVKNKDSWTWFLELLIEDIGGIQLCTGCTWILDQQKVQSYVQ from the coding sequence ATGAGTGAATATAAGTGGGAGGTTGGTACATATTTCGCTGAGAAGGCAGAATTTGTGGAAGCCATTAGAATGTATGCTTTGGAAAATGGGAGATGtctgaaaatttttaaatgtgaTAAAAGAAGAATTAGAGTAAAATGTGTTGGTGCAAATGGAAAATATGTGTGGTATGCATACTGTGGGTATATGAAATCAGTGAACACGTGGCAATTGAGGAAAATCATTGATCAGCACACCTGCAGTAGAGAATTTAATATTCGTTTAATTAATTCTAAATGGCTAAGTAAGAGATTGGAGAAGACAGTTAGATCTAATCCAAATACCAAGACTGTGGACATTCGAGAAAAGGTTAGCAGGAAATATAACATAGGTATTTCTATGTGTATGGCTTATAGGGCAAAGGCAATGGCCATAAAGAATGTTGATGGGTCATTTGTAGAACAATACAAGAGGTTGTATGATTATGCACATGAACTTCTTAGAACTAATCATATATCAACAATCAAACTAAAGGTCCATGAGAATGAAGGTCAACCTATCTTCCAAAGGTTTTATGCATGTTTCAAAGCATGCAAAGACAGTTTCATGTCGTGCAGACCTATAATTGGACTAGATGGATGCTTTTTAAAAGGGAATTATGGAGGAGACTTATTAACTGTTGTTGGAAGAGATGGAAACGATCAAATGTTACGTATTGCTTATGCTGTCGTGGAGGTCAAAAATAAGGATTCTTGGACCTGGTTTTTGGAGCTCCTTATTGAAGACATCGGTGGAATACAATTATGTACAGGATGTACTTGGATTTTAGACCAACAAAAGGTACAATCATATGTTCAATAA